A genomic window from Methanobrevibacter sp. TLL-48-HuF1 includes:
- a CDS encoding energy-converting hydrogenase subunit EhaL family protein, translating to MFEFLIYLLTFIIGSILGLLYSYKQHGEPFVVKGLNVVMCVVSVIGWVLAINCQFSQSLIAIGLLLAGFVMGERPGYGRMETLVGIVVAVIVYLIMHLI from the coding sequence ATGTTTGAATTTTTAATTTATTTACTTACATTTATTATAGGGTCAATACTGGGATTATTATACAGTTATAAACAGCATGGAGAACCTTTTGTTGTTAAAGGTTTGAATGTAGTTATGTGTGTAGTTTCAGTTATTGGTTGGGTGTTGGCAATTAATTGTCAATTTTCTCAAAGTTTAATAGCTATTGGTCTTCTTTTAGCCGGTTTTGTAATGGGTGAAAGACCGGGATATGGTAGAATGGAGACATTGGTGGGAATTGTTGTTGCTGTTATTGTTTATTTGATAATGCATTTAATCTAG
- a CDS encoding carbohydrate kinase family protein, with the protein MEFLDSDINVDVIGFGALNVDKLHTVENIACKDEESFIKSQKDTPGGSAANTVIGLARLGCPTSIIGKIAEDDDGDLIELNLAMNEVYTNNLIYADKGNTGKVLGFVDEKGERCLYVDPGVNDEIVLDEINLLNLSKCKIMHYTSFVGDSFKTQIELLDKLNDNTLLSFDPGMLYVQKGLKELKPILDKTDILLINENELRLLYEDYYKAIDCADELSVKEIAVHILDEGIQTVVVKKGSEGVFAITDSEECDVGTYECSVVDTTGAGDSFNSGFLYGKLNGYSLEESCKIGNWVASKAIEGFGMEKFPNLKDLKEFIN; encoded by the coding sequence ATGGAATTTTTAGACAGTGACATTAATGTTGATGTAATAGGTTTTGGAGCTTTGAATGTTGACAAATTGCATACAGTAGAAAATATTGCATGTAAGGATGAGGAAAGTTTCATTAAATCTCAAAAAGATACTCCTGGAGGATCTGCAGCAAATACTGTAATCGGGCTGGCCAGATTAGGATGTCCAACATCCATAATTGGTAAAATAGCTGAAGATGATGATGGAGATTTGATTGAACTGAATTTGGCCATGAATGAAGTTTATACTAATAATTTGATTTATGCAGATAAAGGCAACACCGGTAAAGTATTAGGTTTTGTTGATGAAAAAGGTGAACGCTGTCTTTATGTTGATCCTGGAGTTAATGATGAAATAGTACTGGATGAAATTAATTTATTGAATCTTTCAAAATGTAAAATAATGCATTACACTTCCTTTGTTGGCGATTCATTCAAGACTCAAATCGAACTGCTGGACAAACTTAATGATAATACTTTACTGAGCTTTGATCCTGGAATGTTATATGTTCAAAAAGGATTAAAAGAGTTAAAGCCGATTTTGGATAAAACAGATATTTTGTTAATTAATGAAAATGAATTAAGATTATTGTATGAAGATTATTACAAAGCTATTGACTGTGCTGATGAATTGTCTGTAAAAGAAATAGCTGTTCATATTTTGGATGAAGGTATTCAGACTGTTGTTGTTAAAAAAGGTTCCGAAGGTGTTTTTGCAATTACTGATAGTGAGGAATGTGATGTTGGCACCTACGAATGCAGTGTTGTTGATACAACAGGTGCCGGAGATAGCTTTAACAGCGGATTTTTATACGGTAAATTAAATGGTTATTCTCTTGAAGAATCTTGTAAAATTGGAAATTGGGTAGCTAGTAAGGCAATTGAAGGTTTTGGAATGGAAAAATTCCCTAATTTAAAAGATTTAAAGGAATTTATAAATTAA
- a CDS encoding ABC transporter permease, whose amino-acid sequence MVNKNKKTSKLNMNLRTKTLLTISLIVLLLVLVIITSLSINPGDIKTNFQLMNQAPSFEHLFGTDWIGRDMFTRTLKGLGLSIQIGIVASILSSIIAVILGLLSSFNKYFDTFVSWIVDLFLSVPHILAIILISIALGGGAFGVTVGVALTHWTSLTRVLRAEIKQIQTSEYVKLSKNLGKSKLWIATKQILPLIVSQIIVGTILIFPHAIMHEASVTFLGFGLSPHEPAIGVILSESMKYLATGNWWLALFPGLSLLIIVLLFDIVGENIKKLLNPASANN is encoded by the coding sequence ATGGTCAATAAAAACAAAAAAACATCAAAATTAAATATGAATCTAAGAACAAAAACATTATTGACTATATCTTTAATAGTATTACTTTTAGTTTTAGTAATAATTACCAGCTTATCCATAAATCCCGGAGATATTAAAACAAATTTCCAGCTAATGAACCAGGCTCCGTCATTTGAACACTTATTCGGTACTGACTGGATAGGCAGAGATATGTTTACCCGTACATTAAAAGGATTAGGATTAAGTATCCAGATTGGAATTGTTGCATCAATATTAAGTAGTATAATAGCAGTGATTCTTGGATTATTGTCCAGTTTCAACAAATATTTTGATACTTTTGTTTCATGGATTGTAGATTTATTCCTGTCTGTGCCTCACATATTGGCAATAATTCTTATTTCAATTGCATTAGGAGGAGGGGCATTTGGAGTTACTGTCGGTGTTGCATTGACACACTGGACATCCCTAACAAGAGTTCTTAGAGCTGAAATAAAACAGATTCAAACTTCAGAATATGTAAAACTATCTAAAAACCTTGGAAAATCTAAACTTTGGATAGCTACAAAACAGATATTGCCTTTAATTGTAAGTCAGATAATAGTTGGAACTATATTAATTTTCCCTCATGCAATTATGCACGAAGCCAGTGTTACATTTTTAGGATTCGGATTATCTCCTCACGAACCTGCTATTGGAGTTATCTTATCTGAATCAATGAAATATCTCGCAACTGGAAACTGGTGGTTAGCACTATTCCCTGGTTTATCTTTATTAATAATTGTATTGCTCTTTGATATAGTTGGAGAAAATATTAAAAAATTACTTAATCCGGCAAGTGCAAATAACTAG
- a CDS encoding ABC transporter ATP-binding protein, whose amino-acid sequence MELIGKNITYKYPSSKKYVLKDVDITLNSDKITGLIGESGKGKSTLCKILSNYIPKYDGEVYLDNQILPKNGFCPVQLIFQHPEKVMNPKWKMKDILEESWNVSDDLISEFGIQQSWMSRYPSELSGGELQRYSVLRSLNPKTKFLIADEMTTMLDAVTQVQILDSVIKIIKKRKMGLLIVSHDLDLIDTICDDKIYLKDINNI is encoded by the coding sequence ATGGAATTAATTGGAAAAAACATAACCTACAAATATCCTTCTTCAAAAAAATATGTTTTAAAAGATGTGGATATCACATTAAACAGCGATAAAATTACTGGACTAATTGGAGAAAGCGGAAAGGGTAAATCAACATTGTGTAAAATATTATCTAATTATATTCCAAAATATGATGGGGAAGTTTATCTGGATAATCAGATACTTCCTAAAAATGGATTTTGCCCTGTTCAATTAATTTTTCAGCACCCTGAAAAAGTAATGAATCCAAAATGGAAAATGAAAGATATTTTAGAAGAATCCTGGAATGTCAGTGATGATTTAATAAGTGAATTTGGTATTCAGCAGTCATGGATGAGCAGATATCCAAGTGAGCTTTCAGGTGGAGAACTGCAAAGATACTCTGTTTTAAGATCACTGAATCCGAAAACAAAGTTTTTAATAGCTGATGAAATGACAACAATGCTTGATGCAGTCACACAGGTGCAAATATTGGATTCAGTTATTAAAATTATTAAAAAAAGAAAAATGGGATTACTTATTGTAAGTCATGACTTAGACTTAATCGATACCATTTGTGATGATAAAATTTATTTAAAAGATATTAATAATATTTAA
- a CDS encoding 4Fe-4S binding protein: MSSLMWYIYDFARKAWAQGFTNAKTSPEIVEKPSRFRNFPNVIKEYCIGCGACISSCPSPNAIKLVRDEDDETKEGITYPIINKSACIRCGFCAEVCPTEPKTLECGENHLLKPEFNIIPSKRQFIIDDYLCIRCKKCMKQCPVGAIHVEDDGKVVVNPFKCISCGECLDVCPVNGAMKGVFVDNIQDQKELIAQVVTFLEKYINNKEEDLRSLKKDRLLQYNFPLSDIFDKALEIISDEEIALEILTNAINRLKIRIIDWDSETCKKCQMCIPDCPTKAISFDEKNDTIVRNENKCLRCSICYQSCPFSTIKYFISKFSLEEDENGEKIVNVTVKASNLNEEVVMG; encoded by the coding sequence ATGTCTTCTTTGATGTGGTATATTTATGATTTTGCCAGAAAAGCATGGGCACAGGGATTTACTAATGCCAAAACCAGTCCGGAAATTGTAGAAAAACCATCCAGATTTAGAAACTTTCCAAATGTAATTAAAGAATATTGTATTGGTTGTGGTGCTTGCATTTCTTCATGTCCGTCTCCAAATGCAATTAAATTAGTTCGTGATGAGGATGATGAAACAAAGGAAGGCATTACTTATCCGATAATAAATAAATCTGCCTGTATCAGATGCGGTTTTTGTGCAGAAGTCTGTCCGACTGAACCTAAAACTTTAGAATGTGGGGAAAATCATTTATTGAAGCCTGAATTTAATATTATTCCTTCTAAAAGACAATTTATCATTGACGATTATCTTTGTATCAGATGTAAAAAATGTATGAAACAATGTCCTGTCGGAGCAATCCATGTTGAAGATGACGGCAAGGTTGTTGTAAATCCATTTAAATGTATTTCATGTGGAGAATGTCTTGATGTTTGTCCGGTAAACGGTGCTATGAAAGGAGTTTTCGTTGACAATATCCAAGATCAAAAAGAGCTGATAGCTCAGGTTGTAACTTTTCTTGAAAAATACATTAACAATAAGGAAGAGGATTTAAGGTCCCTGAAAAAAGACAGGCTTTTACAGTATAATTTCCCTCTTTCCGATATTTTTGATAAAGCATTGGAAATAATATCTGATGAAGAGATAGCTTTAGAAATATTAACTAATGCTATTAACAGACTTAAAATTAGAATTATTGACTGGGATAGTGAAACCTGCAAGAAATGTCAAATGTGTATTCCGGATTGCCCTACTAAAGCAATTTCCTTTGATGAAAAGAATGACACTATTGTGAGAAATGAAAATAAATGTTTACGCTGCAGTATTTGTTATCAGTCCTGTCCGTTTTCAACAATTAAATATTTCATTTCCAAATTCTCTTTAGAAGAGGATGAAAATGGTGAAAAGATAGTAAATGTTACAGTCAAAGCTTCAAATTTAAATGAAGAGGTAGTTATGGGTTGA
- a CDS encoding NADH-quinone oxidoreductase subunit B family protein, translating into MLNAIKDVVRKSSIHVCIVNCGGCNGCDVELVALTSPRYDLEQYGIYVHNNPREADVLLLTGAVTEQWVDNLKRVYDKAPEPKIVVAVGNCPQSGDVFNQEGGKVYAPASDFIPVDAEIPGCPPRPNEILEAILAVGPQAIANRGREKK; encoded by the coding sequence ATGTTAAATGCTATTAAGGATGTTGTGAGAAAAAGCTCAATTCATGTTTGTATTGTGAATTGTGGGGGATGTAATGGGTGTGATGTTGAACTGGTTGCATTAACTTCTCCAAGATATGATTTAGAGCAATATGGTATTTATGTTCATAACAATCCTCGTGAAGCTGATGTTTTATTATTGACTGGTGCTGTTACTGAGCAATGGGTTGATAATTTAAAGAGAGTTTATGATAAAGCTCCTGAACCAAAAATAGTAGTGGCTGTTGGGAACTGTCCACAATCAGGAGATGTATTTAATCAGGAAGGTGGAAAAGTTTATGCTCCTGCTTCTGATTTTATACCTGTTGATGCAGAGATACCTGGTTGTCCACCAAGACCTAATGAAATTTTAGAAGCAATTTTAGCTGTAGGTCCACAGGCTATTGCTAATCGTGGGAGGGAAAAGAAATGA
- a CDS encoding 4Fe-4S binding protein — protein MSVMIDSYTKTPRPLRDVDVESSINQSKCANCTDKPCLESCPIEAIYVDPNDGFTKIKSTCFGCVLCRNACPYDAIHMDVDIAEPIKENVPNINTKLCKSCGACVQACKTGSIKIHAVDTGEAYSVINPDTCVRCGYCFRVCPTDAIKYGQLLPKTVKGGKVIIVNQDICIGCMTCTRVCPAAGAINVSKTNKLPYINPGYCARCEECMHSCPSTAIKYSSRKKAFKLYSEIKSYDMVSEIVDKDMKRLSIDLIGLNGSLKKISKTLSLEFDDADYEGYIQYNVNDMMSRELNLSLGENIEIKKFGKLFESYLINRGIEVFDKKCIACGECLNSCPTGAISLDAPKPIVIDENKCVYCGRCVGDCQFGAIRAYDDYFHSKGCDLFFSRSDLKGQREADFSLASEKCQSCGICVKNCPTDALILEGDKVTFNEENCIYCRQCEAICPVTAIKLVNFR, from the coding sequence TTGAGTGTTATGATTGATAGTTATACTAAAACTCCAAGACCTTTAAGGGATGTAGATGTTGAATCTTCAATTAATCAGAGCAAATGTGCAAATTGTACAGACAAGCCATGTCTTGAGTCCTGTCCGATTGAAGCAATATATGTTGATCCTAATGACGGTTTTACTAAAATAAAAAGTACCTGTTTTGGTTGTGTATTATGTCGTAATGCTTGTCCTTATGATGCAATACATATGGATGTGGATATTGCAGAACCAATTAAGGAAAACGTTCCAAATATCAACACAAAATTATGTAAATCCTGCGGGGCATGTGTTCAGGCATGTAAAACAGGTTCAATTAAAATTCATGCAGTTGACACTGGAGAAGCTTACAGTGTAATAAATCCTGATACCTGTGTCAGATGCGGATATTGTTTTAGAGTCTGTCCGACTGATGCAATTAAATATGGTCAGCTTCTTCCAAAAACAGTTAAAGGCGGAAAAGTTATTATTGTTAACCAGGATATTTGTATCGGTTGTATGACTTGTACCAGAGTTTGTCCGGCAGCAGGTGCAATCAATGTTTCCAAAACTAATAAATTGCCTTATATTAATCCTGGATACTGTGCAAGATGTGAGGAGTGTATGCATTCCTGTCCGTCAACAGCTATTAAATATTCTTCACGTAAAAAAGCATTTAAATTATATAGTGAGATTAAGTCTTATGACATGGTTTCTGAAATTGTAGATAAGGATATGAAAAGATTATCTATTGATTTAATTGGATTAAACGGTTCTCTTAAGAAAATATCAAAAACATTATCTTTGGAATTTGATGATGCTGATTATGAGGGATATATTCAATATAATGTCAATGACATGATGAGCAGAGAGTTGAATTTAAGTTTAGGGGAAAATATTGAAATTAAAAAATTTGGCAAGCTGTTTGAATCTTATTTGATAAACCGAGGCATTGAAGTATTTGACAAAAAATGTATTGCATGTGGTGAATGTTTAAACAGTTGTCCGACTGGTGCAATATCACTTGATGCTCCAAAACCAATTGTCATAGATGAAAATAAATGTGTTTACTGTGGAAGATGTGTTGGAGACTGTCAGTTTGGAGCAATCCGAGCTTATGATGATTATTTCCATAGTAAAGGATGTGATTTGTTCTTCAGCAGGTCTGATCTGAAAGGCCAAAGGGAAGCTGACTTTTCATTGGCCAGTGAGAAATGTCAAAGCTGTGGAATTTGTGTTAAAAATTGTCCGACTGATGCATTGATACTTGAAGGGGATAAAGTTACTTTTAATGAGGAAAACTGTATTTATTGCAGACAGTGTGAGGCAATTTGTCCTGTAACTGCAATAAAATTAGTTAATTTCAGGTGA
- a CDS encoding 4Fe-4S binding protein → MNISFDKQISSLEREILLKSVEIHDSGDDFQFELNKFFSQKEIIAIAPRCIRCNMCVDQCPVDAIEPANIFKIAKITHDCVKCEICVQTCPVSAIKLIDNKVSYNHDEGDEAIEYNLASISRPHRVVRMNDISIDYSDLANYDNCAKFCPTDAFTLEFKSYFEELDIDVDIELEDDVLYPVINKKLCIGCGACVQFCENDSVKLDRTIGPIVHTKNLEINQDECVNCYLCEENCPVEAIWLDEEKVVLNNDKCIRCINCTSHCPVGALNFVEID, encoded by the coding sequence ATGAATATATCTTTTGATAAGCAGATAAGTAGTTTGGAGCGTGAAATTCTCTTAAAATCTGTGGAAATACATGATAGTGGGGATGATTTTCAGTTTGAGTTAAATAAATTCTTTTCTCAAAAAGAAATCATTGCTATAGCACCACGTTGTATAAGATGTAATATGTGTGTTGACCAATGTCCGGTTGATGCTATTGAACCAGCTAATATTTTTAAAATAGCTAAAATCACTCATGATTGTGTTAAATGTGAAATATGTGTTCAAACATGTCCTGTTTCAGCTATTAAATTAATAGACAATAAAGTTTCATATAATCATGATGAAGGTGATGAGGCTATTGAATATAATTTAGCTAGTATTAGTCGTCCTCATAGAGTAGTTAGAATGAATGATATTTCTATTGATTATTCTGATCTTGCCAATTACGATAACTGTGCTAAATTTTGCCCAACTGATGCTTTCACATTGGAGTTCAAGTCCTATTTTGAAGAATTAGACATTGATGTTGATATTGAACTGGAAGATGATGTATTGTATCCGGTCATTAATAAAAAGTTATGTATTGGATGCGGGGCCTGTGTTCAATTTTGCGAAAATGACTCTGTTAAATTAGACAGAACTATTGGACCTATTGTTCACACTAAAAATCTTGAAATTAATCAGGACGAATGTGTTAACTGTTATTTGTGTGAAGAGAACTGTCCTGTGGAAGCTATTTGGTTAGACGAAGAGAAAGTGGTATTGAATAATGATAAATGCATAAGATGTATTAATTGTACAAGTCACTGTCCTGTTGGGGCGTTGAACTTTGTTGAAATTGACTAA
- a CDS encoding HPP family protein, with the protein MKAKELMDKKFVYISPEDSVKDVSITMEKIRRFTCPVVDDNKHLVGWVTSFEITKGLREGNDKIKEIMSSYEEITTINENAPSRLAVIETANNKFVTVPVLNDDNQVVGMIRACDIVELLSALYDIKVYKLYVAMCKQLKGVTWDELMAAAAIVSKRATGKKVKPEDYEATIREATFGEAIWATKGLENFFAGLISVGELVIARKVGKARK; encoded by the coding sequence ATGAAAGCTAAAGAGTTAATGGATAAAAAATTTGTATATATAAGTCCTGAGGACAGTGTTAAAGATGTTTCTATCACCATGGAAAAAATACGTAGGTTCACATGCCCTGTTGTAGATGATAATAAACATTTGGTTGGATGGGTAACTTCTTTTGAAATTACTAAGGGGTTGCGTGAAGGTAATGATAAAATTAAGGAAATCATGAGTTCCTATGAAGAAATAACTACTATCAATGAAAATGCACCTTCAAGACTTGCAGTTATAGAAACAGCAAACAATAAATTTGTTACTGTACCTGTTTTAAATGATGATAATCAGGTTGTGGGAATGATTCGTGCTTGTGATATTGTAGAACTTTTGTCTGCACTTTATGATATTAAAGTTTACAAGTTATATGTTGCAATGTGCAAACAGTTAAAAGGTGTAACATGGGATGAATTAATGGCTGCAGCAGCTATTGTTTCTAAAAGGGCAACCGGTAAAAAAGTAAAACCTGAAGATTATGAAGCAACAATAAGGGAAGCTACTTTTGGTGAGGCTATTTGGGCAACCAAAGGTCTTGAAAATTTCTTTGCAGGATTAATATCTGTTGGGGAATTGGTAATCGCCCGTAAAGTAGGAAAAGCTAGAAAATAA
- a CDS encoding DUF1959 family protein, whose product MDNKAKLNLMKKRVIRSFKWQEDIIIPFSREFGCTTEELGDLFMDLLDMSSLEALHGTLEIANQKCLLERLDADLRLPWYVDTLELLSVEQGDEIKNKVADEIISGKSYDIALDDGRKELFNLLKNININ is encoded by the coding sequence ATGGATAATAAAGCTAAACTTAATTTAATGAAAAAAAGAGTGATTAGAAGTTTTAAATGGCAAGAAGATATCATAATTCCTTTTTCAAGAGAATTTGGCTGTACAACTGAAGAGTTAGGAGATTTATTCATGGATTTATTAGATATGTCTTCTTTAGAAGCATTACATGGAACATTGGAAATTGCTAATCAGAAATGTTTGCTTGAACGATTGGATGCTGATTTAAGATTGCCATGGTATGTAGATACATTGGAGTTGTTATCTGTAGAACAGGGTGATGAGATTAAAAATAAAGTAGCTGATGAGATTATTAGTGGGAAATCTTATGATATTGCTTTAGATGATGGCAGAAAGGAGTTATTTAATTTATTAAAGAATATAAATATTAATTAA
- a CDS encoding nickel-dependent hydrogenase large subunit, whose product MILPIGPIHPYLKEPIRLKLQTEGEKVVKAEIEYGYVHRGIEKIIEGKTWQKGIYLAERVCGICSYEHTQSFAETIERISGVYAPLRAQFLRVITNELDRIQSHLLGNSTFFKSIDHETLYMQSLDIREYAMDAIELLTGNRVNMGWNVVGGVKMDADERHFKPILDNLKIIEERIPRLREIYAEGPAIGMRSRNVGVMTKKEAIKGKAVGPIGRGSGLKHDLREDHYTYNDHFDFKTIWRKEGDNYARTLNRIDEIPECISLIRQAIENMPKGDIRVPVDIKSGYAEWRNEAPRGEVSYMIETNGNLIKHISIRTPSISNMDSCAKYMIKDVATVADAVSTYASSDPCVACAERVAITDKKGNTTTKNIFEVR is encoded by the coding sequence ATGATATTACCTATTGGTCCGATTCATCCATATTTAAAAGAACCGATAAGGCTAAAACTTCAAACTGAGGGTGAAAAAGTAGTTAAAGCTGAAATTGAATATGGTTATGTTCATAGGGGAATTGAAAAGATAATAGAAGGTAAAACCTGGCAAAAAGGTATTTATTTAGCTGAAAGGGTTTGCGGAATATGTTCTTATGAGCATACTCAATCATTTGCAGAAACTATTGAACGGATATCTGGAGTTTATGCTCCTTTAAGAGCTCAGTTTTTAAGAGTTATTACAAATGAATTAGACAGAATTCAAAGTCATTTACTTGGTAATTCCACATTTTTCAAATCTATTGATCATGAAACATTATATATGCAATCTTTAGATATAAGGGAGTATGCAATGGATGCTATTGAACTATTAACTGGAAACAGAGTTAATATGGGCTGGAATGTAGTTGGTGGTGTTAAAATGGATGCTGACGAACGTCATTTCAAACCGATTCTTGATAATCTAAAAATTATTGAAGAGAGAATTCCAAGATTAAGAGAGATTTATGCAGAAGGTCCAGCTATTGGAATGCGTTCCCGCAATGTTGGAGTAATGACTAAAAAAGAAGCTATTAAAGGAAAAGCTGTAGGTCCTATTGGAAGAGGATCCGGATTAAAGCATGATTTAAGGGAAGACCATTATACTTACAACGACCACTTTGATTTTAAAACCATCTGGAGAAAAGAAGGGGACAATTATGCAAGAACCTTAAACAGGATTGATGAAATACCTGAGTGTATCAGTTTAATCAGGCAAGCTATTGAAAACATGCCTAAAGGAGATATTCGTGTTCCTGTTGATATTAAATCAGGATATGCTGAATGGAGAAATGAAGCTCCTCGTGGTGAAGTAAGTTATATGATTGAAACCAACGGTAATTTAATTAAACATATTTCCATCAGGACTCCAAGTATTTCAAATATGGATTCCTGTGCAAAATATATGATTAAGGATGTTGCTACTGTTGCAGATGCAGTATCCACTTATGCATCAAGTGATCCTTGTGTTGCATGTGCAGAAAGAGTTGCTATTACTGATAAAAAAGGCAATACAACTACTAAAAATATTTTTGAGGTAAGGTAA
- a CDS encoding formylmethanofuran--tetrahydromethanopterin N-formyltransferase has protein sequence MSYEKVENTFFEAFEGQYVRALITGPTKELVERAAYDSTSTPSAVIGRVEGGVEGFLAKSETPDGRYGAVVQYWLGGDNVEKFAFELSYRIRQDILVKPFMRVFDYPDEKSDEYIEMMDIVGHCGDGYEWTVEEYGRKLINVPIAVPDFQIEEKLSLNKGTMGGNFWYLCETQEAVLEGGKRALDAIQSVAGAIAPFDICSAASKPETNYPEIGPTTNHVYCPSLKERLGSESKVPGEVNYIPEIVINAVSEDAMNEAVKAGIDAALEVDGVISISAGNYDGKLGDKNINLLDILK, from the coding sequence ATGAGTTATGAAAAAGTAGAAAATACATTTTTTGAAGCTTTTGAAGGCCAATATGTAAGAGCTTTAATAACCGGCCCTACTAAAGAATTAGTTGAAAGAGCAGCTTATGATTCAACATCCACTCCAAGTGCTGTAATCGGAAGAGTTGAAGGTGGAGTTGAAGGATTCTTAGCAAAAAGCGAAACTCCTGACGGCAGATACGGTGCAGTAGTACAATACTGGCTTGGTGGAGATAATGTTGAAAAATTCGCATTTGAATTATCTTACAGGATTAGGCAGGATATTTTAGTCAAACCATTTATGAGGGTTTTTGATTATCCTGATGAAAAAAGTGATGAATATATAGAAATGATGGATATTGTCGGACATTGTGGTGACGGCTATGAATGGACTGTAGAAGAATATGGCCGTAAATTGATTAATGTTCCAATTGCAGTACCTGATTTCCAAATTGAAGAAAAATTATCTTTAAACAAAGGTACTATGGGAGGCAACTTCTGGTATTTGTGTGAAACTCAGGAAGCTGTTTTGGAAGGTGGAAAAAGAGCTCTTGATGCAATTCAATCAGTTGCCGGAGCTATTGCACCATTTGACATATGTTCTGCAGCTTCAAAACCGGAAACTAATTATCCTGAAATCGGACCTACTACAAATCATGTTTACTGTCCTTCTTTAAAAGAGCGTTTAGGCAGTGAATCTAAAGTTCCTGGTGAAGTTAATTATATTCCTGAAATTGTAATTAATGCAGTAAGTGAAGATGCAATGAATGAAGCTGTAAAAGCAGGAATTGATGCTGCTTTGGAAGTTGATGGTGTAATTAGCATATCTGCAGGTAATTATGACGGAAAACTTGGAGACAAAAATATTAATTTATTAGATATTCTAAAATAA
- a CDS encoding ABC transporter ATP-binding protein, with amino-acid sequence MNKLLDVNNVSISFIQYTKGLKQQNLKVITDLTLDIEEGEILAVLGSSGSGKSLLAHAILGILPDNADLNGEIKYNGNVLNQKAKEEIRGKEISLIPQSVNFLDPLMKIADQVIGECETEEECREKQIKQRKIFEKYGLSEDVDNMYPFQLSGGMARRVLISTALLSNPKLIIADEPTPGLDQKSVKETLNYLKQMADDNVGVLLITHDIYAALEVANRICIFYSGFVIEIVDTKDFKEGKNLLHPYTQALYEALPKNGFKLTKGHQPLHGEIPNGCPYYDRCDSPLEYCNEKRPNLINNIRCFKYNQEE; translated from the coding sequence ATGAATAAACTATTAGATGTTAATAATGTATCAATCTCATTTATACAATACACAAAAGGATTAAAACAGCAAAATCTCAAAGTAATTACAGATTTAACCTTGGATATTGAAGAAGGGGAAATTTTAGCAGTATTAGGTTCAAGCGGATCTGGAAAAAGTTTATTAGCACATGCAATATTAGGCATTTTACCTGATAATGCTGATTTAAATGGAGAAATAAAATATAACGGAAATGTTTTAAATCAAAAAGCAAAAGAAGAAATTCGAGGAAAAGAAATTTCATTAATTCCACAGTCCGTTAATTTTTTAGACCCTTTAATGAAAATAGCTGACCAGGTTATTGGAGAATGTGAAACTGAAGAGGAATGCCGTGAAAAACAAATAAAACAAAGAAAAATATTTGAAAAATACGGATTAAGTGAAGATGTTGACAATATGTACCCATTCCAATTATCCGGAGGAATGGCAAGACGTGTTTTAATTTCAACAGCTCTTCTTTCAAACCCTAAATTAATAATTGCTGATGAACCAACTCCAGGATTAGATCAAAAATCAGTTAAAGAAACCTTAAATTATCTAAAACAGATGGCTGATGACAATGTAGGGGTACTGTTAATTACTCACGACATTTATGCAGCTTTAGAAGTTGCCAACAGAATTTGTATATTTTATTCCGGTTTTGTAATTGAAATAGTTGATACAAAAGACTTTAAAGAAGGTAAAAACTTATTACATCCATATACTCAGGCATTATATGAAGCATTGCCTAAAAATGGATTTAAACTAACTAAAGGGCATCAGCCATTACACGGAGAAATTCCAAACGGATGTCCGTACTATGACAGGTGTGATTCTCCTTTAGAATACTGTAATGAAAAAAGACCTAACTTAATTAACAACATCAGATGTTTTAAATACAATCAGGAGGAATAA